cttggatggctcgaagttcttgaagcagaatcatgacacgaaaacaagttcaagtaagatcatcacttgaaataagattgttatagttatagaaattgaaccaaagtttgaatatgattattaccttgtattagaatgataacctactgtaagaaacaaagatttcttgaggttggatgatcaccttacaagattggaagtgagctagcaaacttgaaagtattcttgattttatgaaactagaacttttggaatttatgaagaacacttagaacttgaagatagaacttgagagagatcaattagatgaagaaaattaaagaatgaaagtgtttgtaggtgtttttggtcgttggtgtatggattagatataaaggatatgtaattttgttttcatgtaaataagtcatgaatgattactcatatttttgtaattttatgagatatttcatgctagttgccaaatgatggttcccacatgtgttaggtgacttacatgggctgctaagagctgatcattggagtgtatataccaatagtacatacatctaaaagctgtgtattgtacgagtacgaatacgggtgcatacgagtagaattgttgatgaaactgaacgaggatgtaattgtaagcatttttgttaagtagaagtattttgataagtgtctttaagtctttcaaaagtgtataaatacatattaaaacactacatgtatatacattttaactgagtcgttaagtcatcgttagtcgttacatgtaagtgttgttttgaaacctttaggttaacgatcttgttaaatgttgttaacccaatgtttataatatcaaatgagattttaaattattatattatcatgatattatcatgtatgaatatctcttaatatgatatatatatacattaaatgtctttacaacgataatcgttacatatatgtctcgtttaaaaatcattaagttagtagtcttgtttttacatatgtagttcattgttaatatacttaatgatatgtttacttatcatagtatcatgttaactatatatatatccatatatatatgtcatcatatagtttttacaagttttaacgttcgtgaatcaccggtcaacttgggtggtcaattgtctatatgaaacatatttcaattaatcaagtcttaacaagtttgattgcttaacatgttggaaacatttaatcatgtaaatatcaatctcaattaatatatataaacatggaaaagttcgggtcactacaatcacgaGCATTATTTCATGTTTATAACATTCGCTATGATTTTTATTTTGCCGATTAATTAATTGTTTTGTTTTGCAGGCGATTCACCTTTCAATCCAGTTTATCCCAGCCCACATACTGTTGAGCAAATTACTGAGTTATTCCGCACCCCACCCGACTCTTATGGTATGAGAATTGACGGTTTATCGGGATACACTTATGCCCCCTCTGCTGCAGCGCAAGATCAACACCAACAAATGAAGATGGCAATCCTCAACGAGCTTCGCCGCGAATTTTCAAAGCTCTCTGCGCTTGATACGCACGACAGTTTGGTGCAGAATTTCTACATGTGCTTCAATTCTGCTTATGATATGATATGCCGTTAAGAACAGTTCTTCAACATTCTTGAGGCTGAAAAACGAAGTATAACACCGAGAAGGCCAAAGATGCGGACAATGAAAAGCGGTGTGTTAACCTCTCTTATGAACTCACCGCAGCAAAAATCGCTATTGATGATTTAAAACAGCAGGTTTCTACTGCAGCTGAAAAAGAAAACAGCCTCCAAACTACTATTAATTCATTGACGGAGGAGGTTACTAGGCTAACTGCAGAGCGATACAACGCTCTAGCTGCTACAGCTTCTGCGAAGCTTGTGTTTACCAAGCTTCGCCAACATTTGCCAGAGTTGGCCAGAAAAATCCTTAACTCTCAGCCTATTTCTGCTCAATTTTCAACATATGCTGCTGTGCTACAATTGCGCGAAAGAGTGGAATTCTTGGATGAAATCGCTCCCTACCGCACCATACCAAATCCACTACCATCCGCAATGGAAGACCGCATATGTTCGCTGGCAGATGCCCGAGATGCATTTGCTACTGCGAAAGAAAACATAGCGGATATTTCAATCCCAAAAATTACGGTGATAAGCGAGCAGGATGATGCTACTGTAGATGACATCATCGAGCTCGATTTATCTAAGCCATGATTATATTGTAAAATTTAGCACGCAGCTATCTCTGcgccattattaataaaattttcgcATTTCCATATATATTTGcaagtacttttatttatatagTGCTTTCATCaataatattcataacacggacttgtcctttgcaattttcaacttttattatcatgcacataataagtatgtacttttgcgaaacaatctgtatgcgtgtatatttatacgttatgaatcttctaagtccgccaaagcgatccttaggcaatcaattagcattgcgaagcatctaagtatgacaaaatcaaatacttaggatTTTAAGTTCCTTTCGCAATAGTTATTTTCTGcgaaagtgggcaatttcatcacttcgcCGCTTAAACATCGCGAAACACCTCAGCACTATGAAACAAAATACAAAACATTTCATAAACTTTTGGCATTTCACAAACAAACTTTTTTGCATATTCTTACAAGTGTCTACTTTTTATACTCTTAcaagtgtgatcaagacttgcaaaaattaaaaataaaaacacatAGAAAGAATATCAAGTATAGGCCTTGCAACTAATTTCGCACTTTATACATATGCATTTTGGCCTTCACGTTATTTTCCCAGAGTTAcgcataatatcgctttaataaAGCGGCATGCCACACATTAGGTAAAGTTCGCCCTTCTACATCTgcgagcttatatgaacctgcTGCATTAATTGCCACAACTTGATAAGAACCCCCTCAATTGGGTCCTAATTTGCCAAGTTTTTCTGCTCTACTTGCATCATTATTTCGCGTTACCCATTCGCCTATATCAAAAGATAAAGCACacactcttttgttataatacttgGCAATTTGTTGTTTATTATTTGCCTCTCTGATAGCAGCAATCAACCGTCGCTCTTCGATGAAATTCAGATTTTCGCCCAATGCATCATCATTTGCTTCTTCCTCGAAGTTAGTGACTCTATGCATTGGCACAAGAATTTCAGCGGGTATTACTTCCTCAGAGccatataccaaactaaaaggtgtttccccgGTACTTTTCTGATCAATCCTATATTAAGTTGttgcttaattaaggattgagtgcaataataggatgaaggatgggatgtttgatgattattttgggccccgatgatcgtctttcactttagcaattaagtgatcaaccaccccgatccggtcttgattgttaattagcataattcaccttagcacaatgtaaaatcccttgggcaagatcacaagtggaaatcataaaggcttgggcaaaatggcagagaatcaacaacccataaatgagagtccaagctctctatttatagtattcgaaatatccgcggtctgcgaattgCTTAAGTGTCCGCGAAAacacagcggattaaaccgcagtcctttATTAGCGCGAAAATATAACTgctgtacttattttcagcgaatatctcATAGCTTTGCATTATAGCTCACGCAATTCTGCTTTtgacttttagcaaataaaatatacatatacaatgttatgtatatgatcaagtccctccagtttattatgatacatttcgcgAAGCAGATGTATcttgataaactctaaaaaataaagAAATAATCATTAACAATTTTTCGCAAgtgatattttataatttttaccaCTCATTTATTACCGTTGATATTATTAAACTCAACGCATAGGCACAACGGTAACTTTCGCAATTCTGTCAAATCAAAACActgtaacggctagaaaattaccgtatacacgttgcggtaattttagccATTTAAATGTAATCATTACTCTTTCAACTTACTCGCCCTAattccaattataaatagctgAATAACTCGCATAAAAACTTTACGCTTTCTCTCTCAATTACGTGTTCAATCATATTCATCTGATTACACTCGTTCTTTGCAATTAATCTAATCAACCCTTAATACCTTCAATTCATCATCCATTCTACTTTTCTGAGTATAAATGGCGTCTTCTTCATCTGCCCATACTCCTGGAGGTTTCGTTTCCTATATGAATGAAGCGAAACTCCGAATCCTACAAAAGTGGTATCCTCCAATCGCTCAATTTGTTCCCACTGCACCTTCATTAGATGATCGAGCAAACactccccctaaagggatgattACTATATATGAGGCCGCCATCTCTCAAGGCAACATACGTTTCCCACTTACCCAATTTTTTCGCAGTGTCTGCGAATATTATAAAATCGCCATTGCGCAACTCCATCCAAACGCGATTAACAAA
This genomic stretch from Rutidosis leptorrhynchoides isolate AG116_Rl617_1_P2 chromosome 11, CSIRO_AGI_Rlap_v1, whole genome shotgun sequence harbors:
- the LOC139875481 gene encoding uncharacterized protein, with translation MAKITATCIRIDQKSTGETPFSLVYGSEEVIPAEILVPMHRVTNFEEEANDDALGENLNFIEERRLIAAIREANNKQQIAKYYNKRVCALSFDIGEWVTRNNDASRAEKLGKLGPN